In a single window of the Agrobacterium fabrum str. C58 genome:
- the rem gene encoding transcriptional activator Rem — MIVVVDERELVKDGYTSLFGREGIPSTGFDPVEFGEWVSTAADSDLAAVEAFLIGQGDRSFSLPKAIRDRTTAPVIAVSDQPSLEATLALFDSGVDDVVRKPVHPREILARAAAIRRRLQVISNFTDAGPIRVFSDGRDPEVCGEVFALPRRERRILEYLIANRGRRVSKSQIFNAIYGIFDDDVEENVVESHISKLRKKLRKKLGYDPVDSKRFLGYSIDWQ, encoded by the coding sequence ATGATCGTAGTGGTTGATGAGCGCGAGCTCGTTAAAGACGGCTATACATCTCTATTTGGGCGTGAGGGCATCCCCTCGACCGGGTTCGATCCGGTTGAGTTCGGGGAATGGGTCTCGACGGCGGCAGACAGCGATCTGGCGGCCGTGGAGGCCTTCCTGATCGGCCAGGGCGACCGGAGCTTTTCGTTGCCGAAGGCGATCAGGGATCGCACGACGGCACCTGTCATCGCGGTCAGCGACCAGCCCTCGCTGGAAGCAACGCTCGCGCTGTTCGACAGCGGCGTCGATGATGTCGTGCGCAAGCCGGTTCACCCCCGTGAAATCCTTGCGCGTGCGGCGGCCATCCGCCGCCGGCTGCAGGTCATCTCGAACTTCACCGATGCAGGACCGATCCGGGTTTTCTCCGATGGTCGCGATCCTGAAGTTTGCGGCGAAGTCTTTGCCTTGCCGCGCCGCGAGCGTCGCATCCTTGAATATCTGATTGCCAATCGCGGACGTCGCGTTTCCAAGTCGCAGATTTTCAATGCCATCTACGGCATCTTCGATGATGACGTCGAAGAAAACGTCGTTGAAAGCCACATCAGCAAGCTGCGCAAGAAGCTGCGCAAGAAGCTTGGCTACGATCCGGTCGATTCCAAGCGGTTCCTCGGCTACAGCATTGATTGGCAATGA
- a CDS encoding flagellar hook protein FlgE yields the protein MSIFGTMRTGVSGMNAQANKLGTVGDNIANASTTGYKRASTSFSSLVLPSSSGSYASGGVQSNVRYSISEQGNLSYTTSSTDLAIQGNGFFVVQDGSGTPYLTRAGSFQKNSEGYLENAAGFQLMGYPYGSNPPAAVVNGFTGLEAINVNNFGLTASPSTQGSFPANLNRDDKAATAPLPSGNSATAAFGNKTSLTAFDSGGAKVLYDFYYTKTGDNTWEVAVYRQDQSTNGGFPYTATPAANLVQTKVDLEFDPATNKLTTASPKSITIDDQVSGVPQAINIDLSQMTQFSAKFTPGTAVLNGNGPSQIKDVEIGKDGLVTAVYQDGGRRNIYQLALATVPSVDNLTPQNGNVYLPSNDSGVVTIGFPQSGSFGYIQKGALEGSNVDIASELTDMIESQRIYTANSKVFQTGSDLMDVLINLKR from the coding sequence ATGAGTATTTTCGGCACTATGCGAACCGGTGTGTCCGGCATGAATGCGCAGGCGAACAAGCTGGGCACTGTGGGCGACAACATCGCCAACGCAAGCACCACCGGCTACAAGCGCGCATCGACGTCGTTCTCTTCGCTCGTTCTGCCCTCGTCGTCGGGCAGCTATGCTTCCGGCGGCGTGCAGTCCAACGTTCGCTACAGCATTTCGGAGCAGGGCAACCTCTCCTACACCACCTCGAGCACGGACCTTGCCATTCAGGGCAACGGTTTCTTCGTGGTTCAGGATGGGTCGGGCACGCCTTATCTCACCCGCGCCGGTTCCTTCCAGAAAAATTCGGAAGGTTATCTGGAGAACGCTGCTGGCTTCCAGCTGATGGGCTACCCCTACGGTTCCAACCCGCCTGCGGCCGTCGTCAATGGCTTCACGGGTCTTGAAGCCATTAATGTCAATAATTTCGGCCTGACAGCGTCGCCCTCCACACAGGGCAGCTTCCCGGCCAATCTTAATCGCGATGATAAGGCCGCAACGGCACCGCTTCCGAGCGGAAACTCCGCGACTGCGGCGTTTGGCAACAAGACGTCGTTGACGGCATTCGACAGCGGCGGCGCAAAGGTACTCTACGATTTCTACTACACCAAGACCGGCGACAATACCTGGGAAGTAGCGGTTTATCGTCAGGATCAGTCGACGAATGGCGGTTTCCCTTACACGGCAACCCCTGCAGCTAATCTTGTTCAGACAAAGGTGGACTTGGAATTCGATCCTGCCACCAACAAGCTCACGACTGCGTCTCCCAAGTCGATCACCATTGACGATCAGGTCAGCGGCGTGCCGCAAGCGATCAATATCGACCTGTCGCAGATGACGCAGTTCTCGGCAAAGTTCACGCCCGGCACCGCGGTGCTGAACGGTAACGGTCCGAGCCAGATCAAGGATGTCGAGATCGGCAAGGATGGTCTGGTGACGGCGGTCTATCAGGATGGCGGTCGCCGCAACATCTACCAGCTGGCGCTGGCCACGGTGCCGAGCGTCGACAATCTGACCCCGCAGAACGGCAACGTCTATCTGCCGAGCAACGACTCGGGTGTCGTTACCATTGGCTTCCCGCAATCGGGCAGCTTTGGTTACATCCAGAAGGGTGCGCTGGAAGGTTCGAACGTCGATATCGCCAGCGAACTCACCGATATGATTGAATCCCAGCGTATATACACAGCGAATTCGAAAGTCTTCCAGACTGGATCGGATTTGATGGACGTCCTGATCAATCTGAAGAGATAA